A single window of Archangium gephyra DNA harbors:
- a CDS encoding M12 family metallopeptidase, producing the protein MSKKNLLPLSVSALGLVLSTAAFAAPSTVHQGHLRDASSGQVLEVRYTDDRGLAILENDIVLGPTRLMEKAEERISARTGPSSRLEGMGILAIRQAWPEGVIPYTVSPDLPHPERVTAALQQWQQRTGIRFVERTPDNALRHPHYVAFTRGEDCRSYVGRAGGEQPLTLADTSGTDDVLHAIGHAIGLGHEQVRVSEGHVDGGSIQAVALLYDRP; encoded by the coding sequence ATGTCGAAGAAGAACCTCCTCCCTCTCTCCGTCTCCGCGCTGGGCCTTGTCCTATCGACAGCGGCCTTCGCCGCGCCGTCCACCGTTCACCAAGGCCACCTGCGGGATGCCTCTTCCGGCCAGGTGCTCGAGGTTCGTTACACCGATGACCGGGGCCTCGCCATTCTCGAGAACGACATCGTCCTGGGGCCCACCCGGTTGATGGAGAAGGCCGAGGAGCGGATCTCCGCCCGGACGGGTCCCTCGTCACGACTGGAGGGCATGGGCATTCTCGCCATCCGTCAGGCCTGGCCCGAGGGCGTCATCCCCTACACGGTGTCGCCGGACCTCCCCCACCCGGAGCGGGTCACCGCCGCCCTTCAGCAGTGGCAGCAGCGGACGGGAATCCGCTTCGTCGAGCGGACGCCTGACAACGCCTTGCGCCATCCCCACTACGTGGCCTTCACCCGGGGAGAGGACTGCCGCTCCTACGTCGGGCGGGCCGGCGGCGAGCAGCCCCTCACGCTCGCCGACACGTCTGGCACCGACGACGTCCTCCACGCCATCGGCCACGCCATCGGCCTGGGGCATGAGCAGGTCCGCGTCTCGGAGGGACACGTGGATGGCGGCTCCATCCAGGCGGTCGCCCTGCTCTACGACCGCCCCTAG
- a CDS encoding cytochrome-c peroxidase, translating to MRRGARVSWMLAALLCAGAASAEDPPKGAPPPKLPPGVSAILWKISVPPGREPTPEKVALGQKLFLDKRLSIDDSVACSTCHDPEKGFVDGLPVSEGVEKRKGMRNSPTVLNAMFNATQFWDGRAPTLEEQAKLPILNPVEMAMPSPEAVVAKVRGIPEYATEFQRVFGREVNFDDLASAIAAFERTQFSGNAPFDRFLLQGEEKALDASAKRGWALFNGKARCNECHAANATSPLFSDQKFHNIGIAAHKQDFVKLAQQGLRVVRTGDEKQIDELALQTEFSELGRFLVTKQDNDVGSFKTPTLRNIGITAPYMHDGSLATLWDVMDHYNKGGIANPFLDGGMQRLGLTEAELDDVVAFLFTLTDERYTKLNAKELARQRGRKNVRPERDTAVALGKKGSLGDIGFSPNVQVKNPADVGVYGDETSEGKTADKAKAPAK from the coding sequence ATGAGGCGCGGGGCCCGTGTTTCCTGGATGCTCGCTGCCCTGCTATGCGCCGGGGCGGCTTCCGCGGAGGACCCTCCCAAGGGGGCTCCGCCTCCCAAGCTGCCTCCCGGCGTCTCCGCCATCCTGTGGAAGATCTCCGTGCCTCCCGGCCGCGAGCCCACGCCGGAGAAGGTGGCCCTGGGCCAGAAGCTCTTCCTCGACAAGCGGCTGTCCATCGACGACTCCGTCGCCTGCTCCACCTGTCATGACCCCGAGAAGGGCTTCGTGGATGGCCTGCCGGTCTCCGAGGGCGTCGAGAAGCGCAAGGGCATGCGCAACAGCCCCACCGTCCTCAATGCCATGTTCAACGCCACCCAGTTCTGGGACGGCCGCGCGCCCACGCTCGAGGAGCAGGCGAAGCTGCCCATCCTCAACCCGGTGGAGATGGCCATGCCCTCGCCCGAGGCGGTGGTGGCCAAGGTGCGTGGCATCCCCGAGTACGCCACGGAGTTCCAGCGCGTCTTCGGGCGCGAGGTGAACTTCGATGACCTGGCCTCCGCCATCGCCGCCTTCGAGCGCACCCAGTTCTCCGGCAACGCGCCCTTCGACCGCTTCCTCCTCCAGGGAGAGGAGAAGGCCCTGGACGCCTCGGCGAAGCGCGGCTGGGCCCTCTTCAACGGCAAGGCCCGCTGCAACGAGTGCCACGCGGCCAACGCCACCTCGCCGCTGTTCTCGGACCAGAAGTTCCACAACATCGGCATCGCGGCGCACAAGCAGGACTTCGTGAAGCTCGCCCAGCAGGGTCTGCGCGTGGTGCGCACCGGAGACGAGAAGCAGATCGACGAGCTGGCGCTGCAGACGGAGTTCTCCGAGCTGGGCCGCTTCCTGGTGACGAAGCAGGACAACGACGTGGGCAGCTTCAAGACGCCCACGCTGCGCAACATCGGCATCACCGCGCCCTACATGCACGACGGCTCGCTGGCCACGCTGTGGGACGTAATGGACCACTACAACAAGGGCGGCATCGCCAATCCCTTCCTGGACGGCGGCATGCAGCGGCTGGGCCTCACGGAGGCGGAGCTCGACGACGTGGTGGCCTTCCTCTTCACCCTCACGGACGAGCGCTACACGAAGCTCAACGCGAAGGAGCTCGCGCGGCAGCGCGGGCGCAAGAACGTGCGTCCGGAGCGGGACACCGCGGTGGCCCTGGGCAAGAAGGGCAGCCTGGGAGACATCGGCTTCAGCCCGAACGTCCAGGTGAAGAACCCCGCGGACGTCGGCGTGTACGGGGACGAGACGTCGGAAGGCAAGACAGCGGACAAGGCGAAGGCACCGGCGAAGTAG
- a CDS encoding aromatic ring-hydroxylating oxygenase subunit alpha, whose translation MFSSREEGRGPAAPSGLVSVVRLPQSWFILCASRELGRKPLARMLQGTPLVLFRNEAGKPAALVDRCPHRNVPLSMGKVVGGQLQCGYHGWRFDAAGQCRAIPGLLGEPGAKSRCASSHATREQDGFVWVYSTPGVEPTTEPYRFPLLDAHGYSTVRRTLRAKGSLHSLLENTLDVPHTAFLHGGLFRTEKKKNEIDVVVRRGADRVEAEYIGEPRPEGLAARLLAPGGGVVQHFDRFLLPSIAQVEYRLGDDSHVIITSAMTPADDWDTLVYAVVTFRMPLPHWLVKPFITPVALHIFGQDAKILERQTETIRRFGSETFASTEVDVLGPPILRLLRQAEREKVATSAEVQETRLKMQV comes from the coding sequence ATGTTTTCTTCTCGTGAGGAAGGGCGTGGCCCGGCCGCGCCGTCAGGACTCGTCTCGGTGGTCCGGCTCCCCCAGAGCTGGTTCATTCTCTGCGCCTCGCGCGAGCTGGGCCGCAAGCCGCTCGCGCGCATGCTGCAGGGCACGCCGCTCGTCCTCTTCCGCAACGAGGCCGGCAAGCCCGCCGCGCTGGTGGACCGTTGCCCCCACCGCAACGTGCCCCTGTCCATGGGCAAGGTGGTGGGCGGCCAGCTCCAGTGTGGCTACCACGGCTGGCGCTTCGACGCCGCCGGCCAGTGCCGCGCCATCCCCGGCCTGCTCGGCGAGCCCGGCGCGAAGTCCCGCTGCGCCTCCTCGCATGCCACGCGCGAGCAGGACGGCTTCGTCTGGGTGTACTCCACCCCCGGCGTCGAGCCCACGACCGAGCCCTACCGCTTCCCCCTGCTGGATGCCCACGGCTACAGCACCGTGCGCCGCACCCTGCGCGCGAAGGGCTCGCTGCACTCCCTGCTGGAGAACACGCTCGACGTGCCCCACACGGCCTTCCTTCACGGCGGCCTGTTCCGCACCGAGAAGAAGAAGAATGAAATCGACGTGGTGGTGCGCCGGGGCGCCGACCGCGTGGAGGCCGAGTACATCGGCGAGCCCCGTCCGGAGGGCCTCGCCGCCCGGCTGCTGGCCCCGGGGGGTGGCGTGGTGCAGCACTTCGACCGCTTCCTGCTGCCCTCCATCGCCCAGGTGGAGTACCGGCTCGGCGATGACAGCCACGTCATCATCACCTCGGCGATGACGCCCGCGGACGACTGGGACACGCTGGTGTACGCCGTCGTTACCTTCCGCATGCCGCTGCCGCACTGGCTGGTGAAGCCCTTCATCACCCCGGTGGCCCTGCACATCTTCGGGCAGGACGCCAAGATTCTGGAGCGCCAGACGGAGACCATCCGCCGCTTCGGCTCCGAGACGTTCGCCTCCACCGAGGTGGACGTGCTCGGCCCGCCCATCCTCCGCCTGCTGCGCCAGGCCGAGCGCGAGAAGGTGGCCACCTCGGCCGAGGTGCAGGAGACGCGGCTGAAGATGCAGGTGTGA
- a CDS encoding c-type cytochrome — MTHRKKLLTGLCALLSGVGGAALATDSVPGELPRHELPPSKDGNLVLGLCDGETSLEVKGVKEGEPLSRAQALEVTSKLMEEWRRKNPDARWDVVAQAPAPKPPGPANPQGPRSPPAVAPTPQKPSAGKSNQAEGPTASSGAPGMAEKKDAHVQTGHTYGAFSQRDEELWAASTQAFVEEGNRVFHDADALGSKVAVSCDMCHPDAANTHPETYPKYQVQFGRVALLRDMINWCIENPVRGKPLADNDPKMRAMEAYIYAKRKGVPLEFGKH, encoded by the coding sequence ATGACCCACCGGAAGAAGCTCCTCACCGGCCTGTGCGCGCTGCTGTCCGGAGTGGGCGGCGCGGCGCTGGCCACTGACTCCGTTCCCGGCGAGCTCCCCCGCCACGAGCTGCCTCCCTCCAAGGACGGCAACCTCGTGCTCGGCCTGTGTGACGGCGAGACGTCCCTGGAAGTGAAGGGGGTGAAGGAGGGCGAGCCGCTGTCGCGCGCCCAGGCCTTGGAGGTGACGTCGAAGCTGATGGAGGAGTGGCGCCGCAAGAACCCGGACGCGCGCTGGGACGTGGTGGCCCAGGCGCCTGCTCCCAAGCCGCCGGGGCCCGCGAATCCCCAGGGCCCACGCAGCCCACCCGCGGTGGCGCCCACGCCGCAGAAGCCCTCCGCCGGCAAGTCGAACCAGGCGGAAGGCCCCACCGCGTCCTCGGGTGCTCCGGGCATGGCGGAGAAGAAGGACGCCCACGTCCAGACGGGCCACACCTACGGCGCCTTCAGCCAGCGGGACGAGGAGCTCTGGGCCGCCTCCACGCAGGCCTTCGTGGAGGAGGGCAACCGGGTGTTCCACGATGCGGATGCGCTCGGGAGCAAGGTGGCGGTGTCCTGTGACATGTGCCACCCGGACGCGGCCAATACGCACCCGGAGACCTATCCCAAGTACCAGGTGCAGTTCGGCCGCGTGGCGCTGCTGCGCGACATGATCAACTGGTGCATCGAGAACCCGGTGCGCGGAAAGCCCCTGGCGGACAACGATCCGAAGATGCGGGCCATGGAGGCCTACATCTACGCGAAGCGCAAGGGCGTGCCGTTGGAGTTCGGCAAGCACTAG
- a CDS encoding metallophosphoesterase family protein, with translation MGKGYKSIETKYYEERAAFFDELGKLDRRAFLRVAGLSAGIAAGMGLVTPQGFQLVRVAEAQGSKPRFSFAYISDTHLYTKDLNDRFVRSILRAVDDVNALDPQPDFVLFGGDLAQLGQREELKLGAEILKAVKAPVKMMVGEHDWFLDMGEMWRELFGAPTYSFDHKGVHFVVLNSILEKDFWTERGYSPMERMKVVAGLDNAIQSRFEVGAEQRKWLEQDLAKVDKKTPLIVFSHSPLYKYYRPWNFWTDDADEVQALLRPFQQVTVIHGHTHQLLTNRIGNIDFHGMLSTAWPWPYAPEGLPSLTVQMNRPDPFSNFDGMGTGRVDVLEAGAVDKLYRLWDRAPISVRASYLASNGKKDAPPRPKLPSY, from the coding sequence ATGGGCAAGGGATACAAGAGCATCGAGACGAAGTACTACGAGGAGCGCGCCGCCTTCTTCGACGAGCTGGGGAAGCTGGATCGCCGGGCCTTCCTGCGCGTGGCGGGCCTGTCCGCTGGCATCGCCGCGGGCATGGGGCTGGTGACGCCGCAGGGCTTCCAGCTCGTCCGCGTCGCCGAGGCGCAGGGCTCCAAGCCTCGCTTCAGCTTCGCGTACATCTCGGACACGCACCTCTATACGAAGGATCTCAACGACCGTTTCGTGCGCTCCATCCTGCGCGCGGTGGACGACGTCAACGCGTTGGATCCGCAGCCGGACTTCGTCCTCTTCGGCGGGGACCTGGCGCAGCTTGGCCAGCGCGAGGAGCTGAAGCTGGGCGCGGAGATCCTCAAGGCCGTCAAGGCGCCCGTGAAGATGATGGTGGGCGAGCACGACTGGTTCCTCGACATGGGCGAGATGTGGCGCGAGCTGTTCGGCGCGCCCACCTACTCGTTCGATCACAAGGGCGTGCACTTCGTGGTGCTCAACTCCATCCTGGAGAAGGACTTCTGGACGGAGCGGGGCTACTCGCCCATGGAGCGCATGAAGGTCGTCGCGGGCCTGGACAACGCCATCCAGTCCCGCTTCGAGGTGGGGGCCGAGCAGCGCAAGTGGCTCGAGCAGGACCTGGCCAAGGTGGACAAGAAGACGCCGCTCATCGTCTTCAGCCACTCGCCGCTCTACAAGTACTACCGGCCGTGGAACTTCTGGACGGATGACGCGGACGAGGTGCAGGCCCTGCTGCGCCCCTTCCAGCAGGTGACCGTCATCCACGGGCACACGCACCAGCTGCTCACCAACCGCATCGGCAACATCGACTTCCACGGGATGCTGTCCACCGCGTGGCCGTGGCCCTACGCGCCCGAGGGCCTGCCCTCGCTCACCGTGCAGATGAACCGGCCGGATCCCTTCAGCAACTTCGATGGCATGGGCACCGGGAGGGTCGACGTGCTGGAGGCCGGCGCCGTGGACAAGCTGTACCGGCTGTGGGACCGCGCCCCCATCTCCGTGCGCGCCAGCTACCTCGCGTCCAATGGGAAGAAGGACGCTCCCCCCCGCCCCAAGCTGCCCAGCTACTAG